In the genome of Qipengyuania seohaensis, one region contains:
- a CDS encoding S-(hydroxymethyl)glutathione dehydrogenase/class III alcohol dehydrogenase, which translates to MKSRAAVAFEAGKPLEIVEIDVAPPRKGEVLIRVTHTGVCHTDAYTLEGSDPEGVFPVVLGHEGAGIVVEVGEGVTSVVPGDHVIPLYTAECGKCDFCLSGKTNLCVAVRETQGKGLMPDGTTRFSYNGQPLYHYMGCSTFSEYTVVAEVSLAKINPEANPEHVCLLGCGVTTGIGAVHNTAKVQPGDSVAVFGLGGIGLAAIQGARQAKAGRIIAIDTNPSKFELARQFGATECINPKDHDKPIQQVLIEMTGWGIDHTFECIGNVQVMRAALESAHRGWGQSIVIGVAGAGEEISTRPFQLVTGRVWKGSAFGGVKGRTELPGMVEDAMRGDIDLAPFVTHTMGLEEINEAFQLMHEGKSIRSVIHY; encoded by the coding sequence ATGAAATCTCGCGCCGCTGTAGCCTTCGAGGCGGGCAAGCCACTCGAAATCGTCGAGATCGATGTCGCCCCACCCCGGAAAGGCGAAGTCCTCATACGGGTGACGCACACCGGTGTGTGCCACACCGACGCGTACACGCTGGAGGGGAGTGATCCGGAGGGTGTTTTCCCGGTGGTTCTGGGCCACGAGGGCGCGGGCATCGTTGTCGAGGTCGGTGAAGGCGTCACCAGCGTCGTGCCGGGCGATCACGTGATTCCGCTCTACACCGCCGAGTGCGGCAAGTGCGACTTCTGCCTGTCGGGCAAGACCAACCTGTGCGTCGCTGTCCGCGAAACGCAGGGCAAGGGCTTGATGCCCGATGGGACCACCCGCTTTTCGTACAACGGTCAGCCCCTCTATCATTACATGGGCTGTTCAACCTTCAGTGAATATACTGTCGTCGCCGAAGTCTCGCTCGCCAAGATCAATCCCGAGGCAAACCCCGAACACGTCTGCCTGCTCGGCTGCGGCGTCACGACCGGCATCGGCGCAGTCCATAATACCGCCAAGGTCCAGCCCGGAGACTCGGTCGCCGTGTTCGGACTCGGCGGCATCGGCCTCGCGGCGATTCAGGGTGCGCGCCAGGCGAAGGCGGGTCGCATCATCGCCATCGACACCAATCCGTCCAAGTTCGAGCTGGCACGCCAGTTCGGTGCGACCGAGTGCATCAACCCCAAGGACCATGACAAGCCCATCCAGCAAGTGCTGATCGAGATGACGGGCTGGGGCATCGATCATACCTTCGAGTGCATCGGCAACGTCCAAGTCATGCGCGCCGCGCTTGAATCAGCGCACCGTGGCTGGGGTCAGTCGATCGTGATCGGCGTTGCCGGCGCGGGCGAGGAAATCTCCACCCGCCCATTCCAGCTCGTCACGGGCCGCGTATGGAAGGGGTCAGCTTTCGGCGGTGTCAAGGGACGGACAGAGCTCCCCGGCATGGTCGAGGACGCGATGAGAGGCGATATCGATCTGGCCCCGTTCGTAACCCACACGATGGGTTTGGAGGAGATCAACGAGGCCTTCCAATTGATGCACGAAGGCAAGTCGATCCGCTCGGTCATTCACTACTGA
- a CDS encoding zinc-dependent alcohol dehydrogenase family protein produces the protein MSRIVRIHEYGDASVLRIEDVAVPAPAADEVQIAVKAIGINRAEVMFRNHAYLQEAEFPSRLGYEAAGIVVTVGADVTGFAEGEAVSVIPPLDIARWGTYGEVANVPARLVVKHPAALSFEEAAAVWMQYVTAWGALVEQAKLGEGDFVIVTAASSSVGLAAFQIARMVGATVIATTRTGAKRQALIDAGAHHVVATGEEDLVARVMEITDGQGARVVLDPVGGPSFEPLTESMARGGILLQYGALSGEPTPFPLFSVLGKSLTLKGYLYSEIVSDDAALDRAKAFIVAGLESGALKPRIARTFPLDAIQDAHRFLESNDQIGKVVVTV, from the coding sequence ATGAGCCGCATTGTCCGTATTCACGAATATGGCGACGCCAGCGTCCTCAGGATTGAAGATGTGGCAGTCCCCGCGCCCGCGGCCGACGAAGTGCAGATCGCGGTGAAGGCGATAGGCATAAACCGCGCCGAGGTGATGTTCCGCAACCATGCCTACCTTCAGGAAGCCGAGTTCCCGAGCCGCCTTGGATATGAGGCTGCCGGCATTGTCGTTACGGTCGGCGCGGACGTGACCGGGTTTGCGGAAGGCGAAGCCGTCAGCGTCATCCCCCCGCTCGATATCGCTCGTTGGGGGACTTATGGCGAGGTCGCCAACGTGCCCGCCCGCCTCGTCGTCAAGCATCCGGCGGCGCTATCGTTCGAGGAAGCGGCGGCCGTATGGATGCAGTATGTCACCGCCTGGGGTGCGCTGGTGGAGCAGGCAAAACTCGGTGAGGGCGATTTCGTCATCGTCACTGCTGCCTCCAGCAGCGTCGGCCTTGCCGCCTTCCAGATTGCGCGGATGGTCGGCGCGACGGTAATCGCGACGACGCGTACCGGCGCCAAGCGCCAGGCCCTGATCGATGCCGGTGCACATCATGTCGTCGCGACCGGGGAAGAGGATCTGGTAGCAAGGGTGATGGAGATAACCGATGGTCAGGGTGCGCGCGTGGTGCTCGATCCGGTCGGAGGCCCGTCGTTCGAGCCGCTGACCGAGAGCATGGCACGCGGCGGCATCCTGCTCCAATATGGCGCGCTCAGCGGCGAACCGACGCCGTTCCCGTTGTTCTCCGTGCTGGGCAAGAGCCTCACGCTCAAGGGGTATCTCTACAGCGAGATCGTCTCGGACGATGCCGCCCTCGATCGCGCCAAGGCGTTCATCGTGGCGGGTCTGGAATCGGGCGCGCTCAAGCCGCGGATCGCGCGCACTTTCCCGCTCGACGCCATCCAGGACGCTCACCGCTTCCTCGAATCGAACGATCAGATCGGCAAGGTCGTCGTTACGGTCTGA
- a CDS encoding TetR/AcrR family transcriptional regulator, with product MFDTDAALDKAVRLFWQRGYEATSMADLVAETGVAAASLYAAFENKAGLFAAVIERYAATFSVHLYAPINDPALSTYEAVKGLLERAASSFSEPGTPAGCFMYSAAAAVSPASAAIECLLRDKRIAAEALLIERLQRGAAQGELAANSDPAVLGKFINTVMQGMSVQARDGATINELLSIAKMALDRWPAAI from the coding sequence GTGTTCGACACTGACGCTGCGCTCGACAAGGCGGTGCGGCTGTTCTGGCAGCGCGGCTACGAGGCGACATCGATGGCCGATCTGGTGGCGGAGACTGGCGTTGCCGCCGCCAGTCTCTATGCAGCGTTTGAGAACAAGGCAGGGCTGTTTGCGGCGGTGATCGAGCGCTACGCCGCAACGTTCAGCGTCCACCTCTATGCACCGATCAACGATCCGGCGCTGTCCACCTACGAGGCCGTCAAAGGCCTGCTGGAACGAGCGGCGTCATCATTCTCGGAACCTGGAACGCCGGCCGGCTGCTTCATGTATTCGGCAGCGGCAGCCGTTTCGCCGGCGTCCGCCGCCATCGAATGCCTGCTGCGCGACAAGCGTATCGCGGCGGAGGCCCTCCTGATCGAGCGTCTGCAACGCGGTGCCGCGCAGGGCGAGCTTGCGGCCAACAGCGATCCGGCCGTGCTAGGCAAATTCATCAATACGGTCATGCAAGGCATGTCCGTTCAGGCGCGCGACGGCGCTACGATCAACGAACTGCTCTCCATCGCCAAAATGGCACTCGATCGATGGCCGGCCGCGATATGA
- a CDS encoding aldo/keto reductase, whose product MKHVTLPGGEVIPSMGQGTWKMGERTERRSDEIAALRAGVELGMTLVDTAEMYGDGAAETLISEALGSVRDQLFLVSKAYPQNASRSRLAGACEASLKRLGTDRLDLYLLHWRGSVPLAETVEALEALKSAGKIRHWGVSNLDTDDMEELVAAGANGCVTDQILYNLVRRGPELDLLPWLAEHNIPVMAYSPVEQGRLSTHPALDKIAAEVGATPVQVALSWTLRQDGLIAIPKASSVAHVRENRAAADIVLSDAQLATLDAAFPRPRHRRPLKML is encoded by the coding sequence ATGAAGCACGTGACATTGCCCGGCGGGGAAGTAATTCCTTCAATGGGTCAAGGCACCTGGAAGATGGGTGAGCGTACCGAGCGGCGATCCGATGAGATCGCCGCGCTGCGCGCCGGTGTCGAACTGGGCATGACGCTCGTCGATACCGCCGAAATGTACGGCGACGGTGCGGCGGAAACGCTGATATCCGAGGCGCTGGGCAGCGTTCGCGACCAGTTGTTCCTCGTCAGCAAGGCATATCCGCAGAACGCATCGCGCTCCCGCCTTGCCGGTGCGTGCGAGGCGAGCCTGAAGCGGCTCGGCACCGACCGGCTGGACCTCTACCTGCTCCATTGGCGGGGATCGGTGCCGCTCGCTGAGACTGTGGAGGCATTGGAGGCGCTCAAATCGGCAGGAAAGATCCGACACTGGGGTGTCAGCAATCTCGATACCGATGATATGGAAGAGCTTGTCGCTGCGGGCGCGAATGGCTGCGTGACCGACCAGATCCTCTACAATTTGGTCCGGCGAGGCCCCGAATTGGACCTGCTGCCGTGGCTCGCCGAGCATAACATACCGGTTATGGCGTATAGTCCAGTCGAGCAGGGACGACTTTCTACCCACCCCGCTCTCGACAAAATTGCAGCCGAGGTTGGCGCAACCCCTGTGCAGGTCGCACTTTCGTGGACGTTGCGGCAAGATGGTCTTATCGCCATCCCGAAAGCGAGTTCAGTCGCACATGTGCGGGAAAACCGCGCCGCCGCCGATATCGTTCTTTCCGACGCTCAGCTTGCGACACTCGACGCGGCATTTCCCAGGCCACGCCACCGCCGTCCACTCAAGATGCTTTAG
- the ygiD gene encoding 4,5-DOPA-extradiol-dioxygenase, with amino-acid sequence MPALFIGHGSPMNTLESNGYTSAWRAFGPELPRPKAILVVSAHWYFGATAVTAMARPRTIHDFYGFPQELFDFEYPAQGDPDLAKEIVELVKPEWVGLDQDQWGLDHGTWSVLAHLYPEADIPVVQLSINALKPLSYHLDLGARLAALQDRDVLVVASGNVVHNLRAVRWNQPDFAFDWAERFDEAAVRQLAENPGDLLRLVEHPDYAAAVPTPDHFVPLIYLAGMAAARNETLDPLVRGYSMGSVSMTCYGLGTEGLACSEKTGAANLPSDVPADQTNT; translated from the coding sequence ATGCCCGCACTCTTTATCGGCCACGGAAGCCCGATGAACACGCTCGAGAGCAATGGCTACACCTCGGCCTGGCGGGCATTCGGGCCTGAGTTGCCCCGCCCCAAGGCGATCCTCGTGGTTTCTGCACATTGGTATTTCGGTGCTACGGCGGTGACGGCCATGGCACGCCCTCGCACAATCCACGATTTCTACGGATTCCCACAGGAGCTGTTCGACTTTGAATATCCGGCCCAGGGCGATCCGGACCTCGCGAAAGAGATCGTTGAGCTGGTGAAGCCCGAGTGGGTGGGTCTCGACCAGGATCAGTGGGGTCTCGATCACGGAACGTGGTCGGTGCTCGCGCACCTGTACCCTGAGGCGGACATCCCGGTGGTGCAGCTCTCGATCAACGCGCTCAAGCCGCTGAGCTATCATCTTGACCTTGGCGCAAGACTGGCAGCCTTGCAGGACCGCGACGTCCTGGTGGTCGCTAGCGGAAATGTCGTTCACAACCTCCGAGCCGTGCGCTGGAACCAGCCCGATTTTGCGTTCGACTGGGCAGAGCGTTTCGATGAAGCAGCGGTTCGCCAACTGGCAGAAAACCCGGGCGATCTGCTGCGCCTTGTGGAGCATCCCGATTATGCCGCGGCGGTTCCCACGCCCGACCATTTCGTTCCGCTGATTTATCTTGCCGGAATGGCGGCTGCCCGCAACGAAACCCTTGATCCGCTGGTGCGCGGCTATTCGATGGGTTCAGTGTCCATGACCTGTTACGGTCTTGGCACTGAAGGTTTGGCATGCTCCGAAAAAACGGGCGCGGCCAACTTGCCGAGTGATGTGCCGGCCGACCAGACGAATACATGA
- a CDS encoding zinc-dependent alcohol dehydrogenase: protein MRALVWNGTNDIRCETVDDPRIEDPRDCILKVSSTAICGSDLHLMDGVVPKMKQGDILGHEFMGEVVEVGADVKRLKVGDRVVVPFTISCGECWFCQREMYSLCDTTNRTAENARAAMGHAPAGLFGYSHLTGGYSGGQAEYVRVPHADVGPIKLENDLPDDKVLFLSDIFPTGWMAAENAIGYEKGKTVAVWGAGPVGQFAVRSAWMMGAERVIVIDRVPERLALAASYGKAETIDYSQTDVKEALDEMTGGRGPDAGIDAVGAEAHGHGVLGDIKDKVELHTTGMSDQPFALQEMVMSVRKGGTLSVPGVYADKVTFPIGPFMNKGLTMKSGQTHMQRYLAPLLKRVEAGEIDLSGIITHRGDLKDGPDFYKTFRDKDDGCIKCVMKPEEL, encoded by the coding sequence ATGCGCGCATTAGTCTGGAACGGAACGAACGACATCCGCTGCGAAACGGTCGACGATCCTCGCATCGAGGATCCCCGGGACTGCATTCTCAAGGTCAGTTCGACCGCGATCTGCGGCTCCGACCTGCATCTGATGGATGGTGTCGTTCCCAAGATGAAACAGGGCGATATCCTGGGCCACGAATTCATGGGCGAAGTCGTCGAGGTCGGTGCGGATGTTAAAAGGTTGAAGGTCGGCGACCGGGTGGTGGTGCCCTTCACCATATCCTGCGGCGAATGCTGGTTCTGCCAGCGCGAAATGTATTCTCTGTGCGATACGACCAATCGCACCGCGGAAAACGCGCGCGCGGCCATGGGCCACGCTCCTGCCGGACTTTTCGGTTATTCCCATCTGACCGGTGGCTATTCCGGCGGTCAGGCAGAATATGTCAGGGTGCCCCACGCCGATGTCGGTCCGATCAAGCTGGAAAACGACCTGCCGGACGACAAGGTGCTGTTCCTGTCCGACATCTTTCCGACTGGCTGGATGGCGGCGGAAAACGCCATCGGCTATGAAAAGGGCAAAACCGTTGCGGTGTGGGGAGCAGGACCGGTCGGCCAGTTTGCAGTGCGCAGCGCGTGGATGATGGGAGCGGAACGGGTCATCGTGATCGACCGGGTGCCTGAAAGGCTGGCACTCGCCGCGAGCTACGGCAAAGCCGAAACCATCGATTACAGCCAGACCGACGTCAAGGAGGCGCTAGACGAGATGACGGGTGGCCGGGGACCGGATGCAGGCATCGACGCGGTCGGCGCTGAGGCCCACGGGCACGGAGTGCTGGGCGATATCAAGGACAAAGTCGAGTTGCACACCACCGGCATGTCCGACCAGCCGTTTGCGCTGCAGGAAATGGTCATGTCAGTGCGCAAGGGCGGGACGCTGTCCGTCCCCGGCGTCTATGCCGATAAGGTGACGTTCCCGATCGGGCCTTTCATGAACAAGGGGCTCACCATGAAATCGGGACAGACACACATGCAGCGCTATCTCGCGCCGCTGCTTAAGCGGGTGGAAGCCGGTGAGATCGACCTTTCGGGCATCATCACCCATCGGGGCGACCTCAAGGACGGGCCCGATTTCTACAAGACCTTCCGCGACAAGGACGATGGCTGCATCAAATGCGTGATGAAACCGGAGGAGCTATGA
- a CDS encoding alpha/beta fold hydrolase: protein MNELQSFADTLTFDSLVKDLATGPMQEGSATRSTRVVIGRGHKDRLCLPQQASRAKAAYPEATMHWFERSRNFPMWDRPD from the coding sequence TTGAATGAACTGCAGTCGTTTGCTGATACGCTTACGTTCGACTCGTTGGTAAAGGACCTTGCCACTGGCCCGATGCAGGAAGGCTCCGCGACCCGGTCGACCCGGGTGGTCATCGGCCGGGGTCACAAGGATCGCCTGTGTCTGCCGCAGCAGGCCAGCCGCGCGAAAGCTGCCTACCCGGAAGCGACAATGCACTGGTTCGAGCGCAGCAGAAACTTCCCTATGTGGGATCGGCCAGATTAA
- a CDS encoding alpha/beta hydrolase — protein sequence MIILELPSHGQAPAQVDSGTFEGLARSLDDWLVKENLTGIDMVGSSLGAELVLVMARRGRVGSVVALDPGGFWQGWERTYFRTTITASIALVRALRPALPALPRNATGRTAFMLQLSARS from the coding sequence GTGATTATCCTGGAACTGCCTAGCCACGGGCAGGCTCCCGCACAGGTCGACAGCGGTACGTTCGAAGGGCTGGCGCGGAGCCTGGACGATTGGCTCGTCAAAGAGAACCTTACAGGGATCGACATGGTCGGCAGCTCCTTGGGCGCCGAGCTTGTGCTCGTGATGGCGCGGCGCGGTCGCGTCGGCTCAGTCGTCGCCCTGGACCCGGGCGGCTTTTGGCAAGGGTGGGAGCGGACGTACTTCCGGACCACCATAACGGCATCGATTGCACTGGTACGGGCTTTGCGACCGGCACTTCCCGCCCTTCCGCGAAATGCCACCGGCCGGACTGCATTCATGCTGCAGCTTTCCGCAAGATCCTGA
- a CDS encoding VOC family protein — protein MNQYTVPVADFAKSVSFYEALGLKLIVSARKEYARFEVPGDLSTLSLSLSQHPTPASGLIYFEVDDVDATVADLRSRGIAIDEDPSDKPYLWREAKLRDPTGNRICLYHAGENRRFPPWRLAD, from the coding sequence ATGAACCAATATACCGTGCCTGTCGCGGATTTCGCCAAGTCGGTTTCCTTCTATGAAGCCCTCGGCCTCAAACTCATCGTCTCGGCGAGAAAGGAGTATGCTCGCTTTGAGGTTCCAGGCGATCTGAGCACGCTATCTCTTTCGCTTTCCCAGCATCCCACGCCCGCAAGCGGCCTCATCTATTTCGAGGTGGACGATGTCGACGCAACCGTTGCCGATCTCAGATCGCGCGGCATCGCGATCGACGAGGATCCATCCGACAAACCCTATCTCTGGAGGGAGGCCAAGCTGCGCGACCCGACGGGCAACCGCATCTGTCTATATCACGCGGGCGAAAATCGCCGATTTCCCCCGTGGAGGCTGGCTGATTAG
- a CDS encoding pyridoxamine 5'-phosphate oxidase family protein: MPRAYAELTFTPNVRAVQEKQGSAVSYAKFLAPEVSGGDVLTAREAEFIAERDGFYQATVSGTGWPYVQFRGGPRGFLKVLDAKRLAYADFRGNRQYLSVGNLQSNERISLFLMDYPNRRRLKILGTVELIDVEDDPDLIARLHDPEYRAVPERAFVITLAGFDWNCPQHIPQRYTLEELSELEPEQ; this comes from the coding sequence ATGCCCCGTGCCTATGCCGAATTGACCTTCACCCCCAACGTCCGCGCTGTGCAGGAGAAACAGGGTAGCGCAGTCAGCTACGCCAAGTTTCTCGCCCCCGAAGTTTCAGGAGGCGACGTACTCACCGCACGAGAGGCCGAGTTTATCGCGGAGCGCGACGGCTTCTACCAGGCAACGGTTTCTGGAACCGGCTGGCCCTATGTCCAGTTTCGTGGCGGTCCGCGCGGCTTCCTCAAGGTGCTCGATGCGAAGCGGCTCGCCTATGCCGACTTCCGCGGAAACCGCCAGTATCTCAGCGTTGGCAATCTGCAGTCGAACGAACGCATCTCGCTCTTCCTGATGGACTATCCCAACAGGCGGCGGCTGAAGATCCTCGGCACTGTCGAGCTGATCGACGTCGAGGATGATCCCGATCTCATCGCGCGACTTCACGACCCCGAGTATCGCGCTGTGCCCGAACGCGCCTTTGTCATCACCCTCGCAGGCTTCGACTGGAACTGTCCGCAACATATCCCGCAGCGCTATACGCTCGAGGAACTCAGCGAATTGGAGCCCGAACAATGA
- a CDS encoding nuclear transport factor 2 family protein, with product MTKLAPPFTAETAAAKVQAAEDAWNTRDPERVALAYSPDSEWRNRASFLKGREEIRAFLAEKWSREHDYRLRKTLWAYTENRIAVRFEYEWHDDDGQWFRSHGNEMWEFDGDGLMQKRFASINDEPIAEQDRRLT from the coding sequence ATGACCAAGCTTGCCCCCCCATTCACCGCAGAAACCGCCGCCGCAAAAGTCCAGGCGGCTGAAGATGCCTGGAACACGCGCGATCCGGAACGCGTCGCGCTCGCCTATTCGCCCGACAGCGAATGGAGAAACCGCGCTTCATTTCTGAAAGGGCGCGAGGAGATCCGCGCGTTTCTGGCGGAGAAGTGGAGCCGCGAGCACGATTATCGGCTCAGGAAAACGCTCTGGGCCTACACCGAAAACCGCATCGCGGTCCGCTTCGAATATGAGTGGCACGACGATGATGGGCAGTGGTTTCGCAGCCATGGCAACGAGATGTGGGAATTCGACGGTGACGGGCTCATGCAAAAGCGTTTCGCCAGCATCAACGACGAGCCGATCGCCGAGCAGGACCGCAGACTCACCTGA
- a CDS encoding alpha/beta fold hydrolase — protein sequence MLFPPEYPEFEAAPATPIAARIAAGAASVALAFTSFALATDAQAREAAQRSPTEATMQMINPAVAHLSIEIEGVEIAYREAGDRERPTVLLLHGFPTSSQMFDELIPALAARYHVLAPDYPGYGASEMPSREDFEYSFANLANIVDQFVQAKEVDRYSLYLMDYGAPIGFRLFAENPEKVNGFIIQNGNAYEEGLREFWDPIKAYWASGSAEDREALRGLLSLDATKWQYTHGVGDVSTISPDNWHTDQFLLDREGNQEIQLDLFASYATNVTEYPKWQALFREHQPPAILLWGKNDHIFPAEGAHPYKRDLTNIEFHLLDTGHFALEEYGPMMAKEILEFLDRETPQG from the coding sequence ATGCTTTTCCCACCAGAATACCCCGAATTCGAAGCCGCCCCAGCCACGCCTATCGCTGCTCGTATTGCTGCCGGTGCGGCCTCCGTCGCGCTCGCCTTCACCAGCTTTGCCCTCGCCACAGACGCGCAGGCGCGTGAAGCCGCTCAACGTTCGCCAACTGAGGCAACGATGCAAATGATCAACCCCGCGGTCGCGCACCTCTCAATTGAGATCGAGGGTGTAGAGATCGCCTACCGCGAAGCCGGCGATCGAGAACGCCCGACAGTGCTACTGCTGCATGGCTTTCCAACCAGCTCACAAATGTTCGATGAGCTGATCCCCGCTCTGGCTGCACGCTATCACGTGCTCGCGCCCGACTATCCCGGATATGGCGCGAGCGAGATGCCGTCGCGCGAGGACTTCGAATACAGTTTCGCCAATCTGGCCAACATCGTGGACCAGTTCGTCCAAGCCAAAGAGGTCGACCGCTACAGCCTCTATCTCATGGATTATGGTGCGCCGATCGGCTTCCGCCTCTTCGCCGAAAATCCCGAGAAGGTGAACGGTTTCATCATCCAGAACGGTAATGCCTATGAAGAAGGGCTGCGCGAGTTTTGGGATCCGATCAAGGCATATTGGGCTAGCGGGTCGGCTGAGGATCGCGAAGCCTTGCGCGGCCTGCTGTCACTCGACGCAACCAAATGGCAGTACACCCATGGTGTGGGCGATGTCAGCACGATCAGCCCGGATAATTGGCATACCGACCAGTTCCTGCTCGATCGCGAGGGCAATCAGGAAATCCAGCTCGACCTCTTCGCGAGCTACGCCACCAATGTCACCGAGTATCCCAAATGGCAGGCGCTGTTCCGCGAGCACCAGCCGCCGGCGATCCTCCTGTGGGGCAAGAACGACCACATTTTCCCGGCGGAAGGCGCGCATCCCTACAAGCGCGACCTTACCAACATCGAGTTTCACTTGCTCGATACCGGCCATTTCGCGCTCGAAGAATACGGACCGATGATGGCCAAAGAAATCCTCGAATTCCTCGACCGCGAGACTCCCCAGGGCTGA
- a CDS encoding YHS domain-containing (seleno)protein — protein sequence MRIKSTCITLAIAVATGIAAPAFASDEYNITNGVTTEGTGLGVHGFDTVALSTLNTVARGDASHAVVHDGVTYYFASDITAERFKSDPAQYLPQYGGFCAYAVAKGKKFDGDPRYADIVDGKLYLFVSAAVFEIYLADKENILRTAAEQWPTIKHTPVEEL from the coding sequence GTGCGTATCAAATCAACCTGCATCACCCTCGCAATTGCTGTCGCCACCGGCATCGCCGCCCCCGCCTTCGCATCCGATGAATATAACATCACCAATGGCGTCACGACCGAAGGCACGGGTCTAGGCGTTCACGGTTTCGATACTGTCGCGCTCAGCACGCTGAATACCGTGGCACGTGGTGATGCAAGCCACGCTGTGGTCCACGACGGGGTCACCTACTATTTCGCGTCGGATATCACCGCCGAGCGCTTCAAGTCTGACCCAGCACAGTATCTTCCACAGTACGGCGGCTTCTGCGCTTATGCCGTAGCCAAGGGTAAGAAGTTCGATGGCGATCCGCGCTACGCCGATATCGTCGACGGCAAGCTCTATCTGTTCGTTAGTGCCGCCGTTTTCGAAATCTACCTTGCCGACAAGGAGAACATCTTGCGCACGGCGGCCGAGCAATGGCCCACAATCAAACACACGCCAGTCGAAGAACTTTAA
- a CDS encoding isochorismatase family protein, whose product MPGFEIVPGETAIVITDPQNDFLSPDGVTWGVVGQSITENGTVENIGALFDVADETGMPVFISPHYYFEHDHRWQFEGTLETLMHSIGMFDRPHALTLEGFEGSGADWLDQYKPHINNGRTVVTSPHKVYGPDSNDLVLQLRKAGISQVVLGGMSSNLCTESHMRALIEAGFEVMVVTDATAGAITPYYDGYAASLVNFRMIASKVDNTENTVSAIKAAYAAQ is encoded by the coding sequence ATGCCTGGCTTCGAAATTGTTCCCGGCGAGACCGCCATCGTTATCACCGATCCGCAGAACGACTTTCTCTCACCCGATGGCGTGACCTGGGGCGTTGTCGGACAGAGCATCACCGAAAATGGGACCGTCGAGAATATTGGCGCGCTGTTCGATGTGGCCGACGAAACCGGGATGCCGGTGTTCATCTCGCCGCATTACTATTTCGAGCACGATCATCGCTGGCAGTTCGAGGGAACGCTCGAGACGCTGATGCACTCCATCGGCATGTTCGACCGTCCGCATGCCCTGACTTTGGAAGGGTTCGAGGGCTCTGGCGCCGATTGGCTCGATCAGTACAAGCCGCATATCAACAACGGTCGCACCGTCGTGACCAGCCCGCACAAAGTCTACGGCCCCGACAGCAACGACCTGGTGTTGCAATTGCGCAAGGCCGGAATTTCCCAAGTCGTCCTCGGCGGCATGTCGTCCAACCTCTGCACAGAGTCGCACATGCGCGCTCTAATCGAAGCCGGCTTCGAGGTGATGGTTGTCACCGATGCGACCGCTGGCGCGATAACGCCGTACTATGACGGCTACGCCGCGTCGCTTGTCAATTTCCGCATGATCGCAAGCAAGGTCGACAACACCGAAAATACCGTCAGCGCAATCAAGGCCGCTTACGCAGCGCAGTAA
- a CDS encoding TetR/AcrR family transcriptional regulator, which yields MSASKREELVQKALESFYRGGFHAVGMDRLAKETGVSKTAIYKHFRTKEDLILATLRLRDEQFRNWLQRRIEALTEEPRDRLLAIFNALGEWFNEPDFKSCMFVKASSEYLQRDHPIHAISAEHKSLLARYFEELTKQAGAPEPEELAYQLLLIKEGAIVLAHLHQPQEVTSNAKALAQVAIDAALPR from the coding sequence ATGAGTGCTTCAAAAAGGGAGGAACTGGTCCAAAAAGCGCTCGAGTCGTTTTATCGCGGGGGCTTCCATGCCGTCGGTATGGATCGTCTCGCCAAAGAAACTGGCGTCTCCAAAACTGCAATCTACAAACACTTCCGCACGAAGGAGGATCTGATCCTTGCAACGCTGCGGCTGCGCGACGAGCAATTTCGAAACTGGCTTCAGCGTCGGATCGAGGCGCTGACCGAGGAGCCACGCGATCGTCTGCTCGCTATCTTCAACGCGCTAGGCGAATGGTTCAACGAGCCCGACTTCAAGAGCTGCATGTTCGTCAAGGCGTCCTCGGAGTATCTGCAGCGCGATCATCCGATCCACGCTATCTCTGCTGAGCACAAGAGCCTGTTGGCTCGATACTTCGAGGAGTTGACGAAACAGGCTGGCGCGCCCGAGCCGGAAGAGCTGGCCTACCAACTCTTGCTGATCAAGGAAGGAGCGATCGTGCTTGCCCACCTGCATCAACCTCAAGAGGTCACAAGCAATGCGAAGGCGCTAGCCCAGGTCGCCATCGACGCAGCCTTGCCTCGCTAG